In one window of Coregonus clupeaformis isolate EN_2021a unplaced genomic scaffold, ASM2061545v1 scaf0281, whole genome shotgun sequence DNA:
- the LOC123480963 gene encoding GATOR complex protein MIOS isoform X2 yields MSGSKPDILWSPHHADRYVICDSELGLYRIGPVGSGETKAGALPLSEKTAATLLAINSDTPYMKCVAWYPKHEPECLLAVGQANGRVVLTSLGQSHNSKCKELMGKEFVPKHARQCNTLAWNPLDSNWLAAGLDKHRADFSVLIWDISSKFSPEASVAAEKIRLLSGDTDSGLVVTKPLYELGQNDACLSLCWLPRDQKLLLAGMHRNLAIFDLRNTSQKTFVNTKAIQGVTVDPHFPDRVASFFEGQVAIWDLRKFEKPVLTLTEQPKPLTKVAWCPTRMGLLATLTRDSNIIRLYDMQHTPTPIGDETEPTIIERSVQPSNSLIGSFAWHPTSQNRMVVVSAANRAMTDFTVFERISLAWSSTTSLMWACGRHLYECAEEGGVGGEGTVEKDIATKMRQRAQSRYGHDTVQVWKNHLLAGGDDPQLKSLWYTLFFMKQYTEDMEQKQQANKQALVYSGIKNIVKSSSGTTENRRCWSGSDLQTDVPRFHSEERSLALRLCGWISRGPDINVEPFLRSLEGEGEWERAAAVALFNLDIRRAIQILNKGASAERGDLNLNVVAMALSGYTDEKSSLWREMCSSLRLQLKNPYLCVMFAFLTSEPGTYDGVLYESSVAVTDRVAFACMFLNDAQLPRYMEKLTSEMKEVGNLEGILLTGLTKDGVDLMESYVDRTGDVQTASFCMLKGSPGEVVKDPRVQCWIENYRNLLDAWRFWHKRAEFDIHRSKLDPSSKPLAQVFVSCNFCGKSISYSCSAMPHQGRGFSQYGVSGSPTKSKVTSCPGCRKPLPRCALCLMNMGTPVSNCPGTGKSDEKVDLTRENKLAQFNNWFTWCHNCRHGGHAGHILSWFRDHTECPVSACTCKCMQLDTTGNLVPSDSL; encoded by the exons ATGAGTGGCTCAAAGCCAGACATCCTGTGGTCTCCCCACCACGCTGACCGCTATGTCATCTGTGACTCAGAGCTTGGACTCTACCGCATAGGACCTGTGGGGAGCGGCGAGACCAAAGCCGGAGCCCTCCCCCTCTCTGAGAAGACCGCTGCTACCCTATTAGCTATCAACTCTGACACCCCATACATGAAATGTGTGGCCTGGTACCCAAAGCACGAGCCTGAGTGTCTGCTAGCGGTTGGACAGGCTAACGGCAGGGTAGTCCTCACTAGCCTAGGGCAGAGCCACAACTCCAAGTGCAAGGAGCTGATGGGGAAGGAGTTTGTGCCCAAGCATGCACGTCAATGCAACACCCTAGCCTGGAACCCTTTGGACAGCAACTGGCTAGCCGCAGGGCTGGACAAGCACAGAGCAGACTTCTCAGTGCTCATATGGGACATTAGCAGTAAGTTCTCCCCAGAGGCTAGTGTAGCCGCTGAAAAGATCCGTCTCTTGTCAGGAGACACAGACTCTGGCCTAGTGGTGACCAAGCCCCTGTATGAGCTAGGCCAGAACGATGCCTGCCTGTCCCTCTGCTGGCTGCCCCGTGACCAGAAGCTGCTCCTGGCTGGCATGCACCGCAACCTGGCCATCTTTGACCTGCGCAACACCAGCCAGAAGACCTTTGTCAACACCAAGGCCATCCAGGGTGTGACAGTGGACCCCCACTTCCCCGACCGTGTGGCCTCCTTCTTCGAGGGCCAGGTGGCCATCTGGGACCTGCGCAAGTTTGAGAAGCCAGTGCTTACGCTCACCGAGCAGCCCAAGCCGCTCACCAAG GTGGCCTGGTGCCCCACGCGCATGGGCCTGTTGGCCACGCTGACGCGCGACAGCAACATCATTCGCCTTTACGACATGCAGCACACACCCACGCCCATTGGCGACGAGACAGAGCCCACGATCATCGAGCGCAGCGTGCAGCCCAGCAACAGCCTCATCGGCAGCTTCGCCTGGCACCCAACTTCCCAGAACCGCATGGTGGTGGTTTCGGCCGCCAACCGCGCCATGACCGACTTCACAGTGTTCGAACGTATCTCTTTAGCCTGGAGCTCCACCACTTCGCTCATGTGGGCCTGCGGCAGGCACCTGTATGAGTGTGCCGAGGAGGGGGGCGTGGGAGGGGAGGGTACAGTAGAGAAGGACATAGCCACTAAGATGAGGCAGAGGGCCCAGTCCAGGTACGGTCATGATACGGTCCAGGTGTGGAAGAACCATCTGCTGGCCGGAGGGGACGACCCCCAGCTCAAGTCCCTGTGGTACACTCTATTCT TCATGAAGCAGTACACTGAAGACATGGAGCAGAAACAGCAGGCGAACAAACAGGCCCTGGTCTATTCAGGCATCAAGAACATAGTCAAGTCCAGCTCAG GCACTACGGAGAACCGGCGGTGCTGGAGCGGCTCGGACCTCCAGACGGACGTACCCAGGTTCCACAGCGAGGAGCGCAGCCTTGCCCTGCGTCTGTGCGGCTGGATCAGCCGGGGGCCCGACATCAACGTGGAGCCCTTCCTGCGCTCCCTGGAGGGGGAGGGCGAGTGGGAGCGTGCGGCCGCCGTGGCCCTCTTCAACCTGGACATTCGCAGGGCCATCCAGATCCTCAACAAGGGAGCCTCCGCTGAGAGAG GGGACCTGAACCTAAACGTGGTTGCCATGGCTTTGTCAGGCTACACGGACGAGAAGAGTTCCCTGTGGAGGGAGATGTGCAGCTCTCTGAGGCTGCAGCTCAAGAACCCCTACCTGTGTGTCATGTTTGCCTTCCTCACCAGTGAGCCTGGCACCTACGACGGAGTACTG TATGAGAGTAGTGTGGCCGTAACGGACCGAGTGGCCTTCGCATGCATGTTCCTTAACGACGCACAG CTGCCTCGCTACATGGAGAAGCTGACCAGTGAGATGAAGGAGGTGGGGAACCTGGAGGGGATCCTGCTGACGGGGCTGACCAAAGACGGAGTGGACCTGATGGAGAGCTACGTGGACCGGACCGGAGACGTCCAGACCGCCAGCTTCTGCATGCTCAAG GGTTCCCCAGGGGAGGTGGTGAAGGACCCGCGTGTCCAGTGCTGGATCGAGAACTACCGCAACCTGCTGGACGCATGGAGGTTCTGGCACAAACGGGCTGAGTTTGACATCCACAGGAGCAAGCTGGACCCCAGCTCCAAACCACTGGCACAG GTGTTTGTGAGCTGTAACTTCTGTGGGAAATCCATATCGtacagctgctcggccatgcCCCACCAGGGCCGCGGCTTCAGCCAGTACGGGGTCAGCGGCTCGCCCACCAAGTCAAAGGTCACCAGCTGCCCCGGCTGCAGGAAGCCCCTCCCCCGCTGTGCCCTCTGCCTCATGAACATGGGCACGCCTGTGTCCAACTGCCCAG GCACGGGGAAGTCAGACGAGAAGGTGGATCTGACCAGGGAGAACAAACTGGCCCAGTTCAACAACTGGTTCACCTGGTGCCACAACTGCCGCCATGGCGGCCACGCAGGTCACATACTCAGCTGGTTTAG GGACCATACAGAGTGTCCAGTGTCGGCCTGCACCTGTAAGTGCATGCAGCTGGACACCACAGGAAACCTGGTGCCTTCAGACAGCCTCTAG
- the LOC123480963 gene encoding GATOR complex protein MIOS isoform X1 produces MSGSKPDILWSPHHADRYVICDSELGLYRIGPVGSGETKAGALPLSEKTAATLLAINSDTPYMKCVAWYPKHEPECLLAVGQANGRVVLTSLGQSHNSKCKELMGKEFVPKHARQCNTLAWNPLDSNWLAAGLDKHRADFSVLIWDISSKFSPEASVAAEKIRLLSGDTDSGLVVTKPLYELGQNDACLSLCWLPRDQKLLLAGMHRNLAIFDLRNTSQKTFVNTKAIQGVTVDPHFPDRVASFFEGQVAIWDLRKFEKPVLTLTEQPKPLTKVAWCPTRMGLLATLTRDSNIIRLYDMQHTPTPIGDETEPTIIERSVQPSNSLIGSFAWHPTSQNRMVVVSAANRAMTDFTVFERISLAWSSTTSLMWACGRHLYECAEEGGVGGEGTVEKDIATKMRQRAQSRYGHDTVQVWKNHLLAGGDDPQLKSLWYTLFFMKQYTEDMEQKQQANKQALVYSGIKNIVKSSSGTTENRRCWSGSDLQTDVPRFHSEERSLALRLCGWISRGPDINVEPFLRSLEGEGEWERAAAVALFNLDIRRAIQILNKGASAERGDLNLNVVAMALSGYTDEKSSLWREMCSSLRLQLKNPYLCVMFAFLTSEPGTYDGVLYESSVAVTDRVAFACMFLNDAQLPRYMEKLTSEMKEVGNLEGILLTGLTKDGVDLMESYVDRTGDVQTASFCMLKGSPGEVVKDPRVQCWIENYRNLLDAWRFWHKRAEFDIHRSKLDPSSKPLAQVFVSCNFCGKSISYSCSAMPHQGRGFSQYGVSGSPTKSKVTSCPGCRKPLPRCALCLMNMGTPVSNCPGTGHGTGKSDEKVDLTRENKLAQFNNWFTWCHNCRHGGHAGHILSWFRDHTECPVSACTCKCMQLDTTGNLVPSDSL; encoded by the exons ATGAGTGGCTCAAAGCCAGACATCCTGTGGTCTCCCCACCACGCTGACCGCTATGTCATCTGTGACTCAGAGCTTGGACTCTACCGCATAGGACCTGTGGGGAGCGGCGAGACCAAAGCCGGAGCCCTCCCCCTCTCTGAGAAGACCGCTGCTACCCTATTAGCTATCAACTCTGACACCCCATACATGAAATGTGTGGCCTGGTACCCAAAGCACGAGCCTGAGTGTCTGCTAGCGGTTGGACAGGCTAACGGCAGGGTAGTCCTCACTAGCCTAGGGCAGAGCCACAACTCCAAGTGCAAGGAGCTGATGGGGAAGGAGTTTGTGCCCAAGCATGCACGTCAATGCAACACCCTAGCCTGGAACCCTTTGGACAGCAACTGGCTAGCCGCAGGGCTGGACAAGCACAGAGCAGACTTCTCAGTGCTCATATGGGACATTAGCAGTAAGTTCTCCCCAGAGGCTAGTGTAGCCGCTGAAAAGATCCGTCTCTTGTCAGGAGACACAGACTCTGGCCTAGTGGTGACCAAGCCCCTGTATGAGCTAGGCCAGAACGATGCCTGCCTGTCCCTCTGCTGGCTGCCCCGTGACCAGAAGCTGCTCCTGGCTGGCATGCACCGCAACCTGGCCATCTTTGACCTGCGCAACACCAGCCAGAAGACCTTTGTCAACACCAAGGCCATCCAGGGTGTGACAGTGGACCCCCACTTCCCCGACCGTGTGGCCTCCTTCTTCGAGGGCCAGGTGGCCATCTGGGACCTGCGCAAGTTTGAGAAGCCAGTGCTTACGCTCACCGAGCAGCCCAAGCCGCTCACCAAG GTGGCCTGGTGCCCCACGCGCATGGGCCTGTTGGCCACGCTGACGCGCGACAGCAACATCATTCGCCTTTACGACATGCAGCACACACCCACGCCCATTGGCGACGAGACAGAGCCCACGATCATCGAGCGCAGCGTGCAGCCCAGCAACAGCCTCATCGGCAGCTTCGCCTGGCACCCAACTTCCCAGAACCGCATGGTGGTGGTTTCGGCCGCCAACCGCGCCATGACCGACTTCACAGTGTTCGAACGTATCTCTTTAGCCTGGAGCTCCACCACTTCGCTCATGTGGGCCTGCGGCAGGCACCTGTATGAGTGTGCCGAGGAGGGGGGCGTGGGAGGGGAGGGTACAGTAGAGAAGGACATAGCCACTAAGATGAGGCAGAGGGCCCAGTCCAGGTACGGTCATGATACGGTCCAGGTGTGGAAGAACCATCTGCTGGCCGGAGGGGACGACCCCCAGCTCAAGTCCCTGTGGTACACTCTATTCT TCATGAAGCAGTACACTGAAGACATGGAGCAGAAACAGCAGGCGAACAAACAGGCCCTGGTCTATTCAGGCATCAAGAACATAGTCAAGTCCAGCTCAG GCACTACGGAGAACCGGCGGTGCTGGAGCGGCTCGGACCTCCAGACGGACGTACCCAGGTTCCACAGCGAGGAGCGCAGCCTTGCCCTGCGTCTGTGCGGCTGGATCAGCCGGGGGCCCGACATCAACGTGGAGCCCTTCCTGCGCTCCCTGGAGGGGGAGGGCGAGTGGGAGCGTGCGGCCGCCGTGGCCCTCTTCAACCTGGACATTCGCAGGGCCATCCAGATCCTCAACAAGGGAGCCTCCGCTGAGAGAG GGGACCTGAACCTAAACGTGGTTGCCATGGCTTTGTCAGGCTACACGGACGAGAAGAGTTCCCTGTGGAGGGAGATGTGCAGCTCTCTGAGGCTGCAGCTCAAGAACCCCTACCTGTGTGTCATGTTTGCCTTCCTCACCAGTGAGCCTGGCACCTACGACGGAGTACTG TATGAGAGTAGTGTGGCCGTAACGGACCGAGTGGCCTTCGCATGCATGTTCCTTAACGACGCACAG CTGCCTCGCTACATGGAGAAGCTGACCAGTGAGATGAAGGAGGTGGGGAACCTGGAGGGGATCCTGCTGACGGGGCTGACCAAAGACGGAGTGGACCTGATGGAGAGCTACGTGGACCGGACCGGAGACGTCCAGACCGCCAGCTTCTGCATGCTCAAG GGTTCCCCAGGGGAGGTGGTGAAGGACCCGCGTGTCCAGTGCTGGATCGAGAACTACCGCAACCTGCTGGACGCATGGAGGTTCTGGCACAAACGGGCTGAGTTTGACATCCACAGGAGCAAGCTGGACCCCAGCTCCAAACCACTGGCACAG GTGTTTGTGAGCTGTAACTTCTGTGGGAAATCCATATCGtacagctgctcggccatgcCCCACCAGGGCCGCGGCTTCAGCCAGTACGGGGTCAGCGGCTCGCCCACCAAGTCAAAGGTCACCAGCTGCCCCGGCTGCAGGAAGCCCCTCCCCCGCTGTGCCCTCTGCCTCATGAACATGGGCACGCCTGTGTCCAACTGCCCAGGTACTGGACATG GCACGGGGAAGTCAGACGAGAAGGTGGATCTGACCAGGGAGAACAAACTGGCCCAGTTCAACAACTGGTTCACCTGGTGCCACAACTGCCGCCATGGCGGCCACGCAGGTCACATACTCAGCTGGTTTAG GGACCATACAGAGTGTCCAGTGTCGGCCTGCACCTGTAAGTGCATGCAGCTGGACACCACAGGAAACCTGGTGCCTTCAGACAGCCTCTAG
- the LOC123484345 gene encoding uncharacterized protein LOC123484345 — protein sequence MAWLSSTLALCCLTVTVGLHVNEIDATAKMRVMKSTHNLDYDERTFSPSTFAHSTVNFRSKITPQQVTGLEPGNTAPAFKVPTLDGEFVYPPLAGLKGPLIIHSFTNKSAFLECLWNSESSLTDLVQDLPESTQVLFVSLDDSSVNDALWMRDQVLRVAPHRKQEVLSRLHFSPVPVFDLGNWIPSVLYSWGCSGHNCGLSQAVFTSTGWKMPVTVKRLDARYDWLMGCWSQRKHQLIDAGDGCEPAPSAAGAVAWVSEGNCSFFTKVKNMAKSNATGVLVHALPGNPIQDMNCVGDECSTPLGIPAAMVHCEPSVAQALRYGHMVNVSFQSTPSPNFFIGIDQQGALSEMGWFLYPSFKFINWQAQWFDFYEGLQTRLRDPALVVPVFEMVQMQGQSGAVATVNLPSDMLDFDMLELDASLSCPSQRDDSCAHWDHTVQLFVCCDHFSPHCNMEMGRWITAFRRGIGRWLTDVSPLVPLLNNGRCTFTMKTVPWAMPWVVSLSLRFSHTNHSANHTDTLYPFKLMSLYSGGTFDKEYNKRYQPIKFTVPASTKKVELYAVITGHGSDENGFGEFCVTSHHFLVNGAFNNTRIFDSAGSALGCAMRVGEGAVPNEHGTWLYGRGGWCDGLQVNPWRTDITTQLDMSGIEANTLLYFGLYSGQDPNPSHDPGYIVMFSYLVFYK from the exons ATGGCTTGGTTATCATCAACTCTGGCGCTGTGCTGCTTAACAGTAACGGTAGGCCTACATGTAAATGAAATTGATGCAACAGCGAAAATGAGAGTGATGAAGTCAACTCATAATTTAGACTACGACGAGCGTACATTCTCGCCATCTACATTTGCGCACAGCACCGTCAACTTCAGATCCAAAATAACTCCTCAACAAGTCACGGGATTGGAGCCAGGTAACACCGCTCCAGCTTTCAAAGTGCCAACCCTGGATGGAGAATTCGTTTACCCGCCACTTGCCGGGTTGAAAGGGCCATTGATAATTCATTCTTTTACCAACAAGTCTGCCTTTTTGGAGTGCCTGTGGAACTCCGAGTCGTCACTAACCGACTTGGTCCAGGACCTACCCGAGAGCACCCAAGTCCTCTTCGTGTCTCTGGATGACAGCTCTGTCAACGATGCCTTATGGATGAGAGATCAAGTCCTTCGTGTAGCACCGCATAG AAAGCAAGAGGTTTTGTCCAGATTGCACTTCTCCCCTGTTCCTGTATTTGACTTGGGGAACTGGATTCCCAGTGTGCTGTACTCTTGGGGTTGTTCGGGACACAACTGTGGCCTTTCTCAGGCAGTTTTTACCTCTACAG GGTGGAAAATGCCTGTGACTGTCAAGAGACTTGATGCGCGATACGATTGGCTGATGGGTTGCTGGAGCCAGAGGAAACACCAGTTGATTGATGCAGGCGATGGGTGTGAGCCCGCCCCCTCCGCTGCAGGTGCTGTTGCCTGGGTTTCCGAGGGCAACTGCTCCTTTTTCACCAAG GTGAAGAACATGGCCAAGTCCAATGCCACAGGTGTCCTTGTCCATGCACTTCCTGGAAACCCGATCCAGGATATGAACTGTGTGGGAGATGAATGTTCTACACCACTAGGCATACCTGCTGCCATGGTGCATTGTGAGCCCTCTGTGGCCCAGGCCCTTAG ATATGGGCACATGGTGAACGTGTCCTTTCAGAGTACCCCCTCTCCAAACTTCTTCATTGGCATTGACCAGCAGGGGGCACTGTCTGAGATGGGCTGGTTCCTCTACCCCTCCTTCAAATTCATCAACTGGCAGGCCCAGTG GTTTGATTTCTATGAGGGGCTTCAGACTAGACTCCGTGACCCAGCCTTGGTGGTGCCTGTGTTTGAGATGGTCCAGATGCAAGGACAGAGTGGAGCAGTAGCCACTGTGAACCTGCCTTCTG ACATGTTGGATTTTGACATGCTGGAGTTGGACGCGTCTCTGTCCTGTCCCAGCCAGAGGGATGACTCCTGCGCCCACTGGGACCACACTGTGCAGCTGTTTGTGTGCTGTGACCATTTCAGTCCCCACTGCAACATGGAGATGGGGCGCTGGATAACAGCCTTCCGCAG AGGTATTGGGCGCTGGCTCACTGATGTTTCTCCCCTGGTGCCTCTGTTGAACAATGGGAGATGTACCTTCACCATGAAGACTGTGCCTTGGGCCATGCCCTGGGTGGTGTCCCTGAGTCTGAGATTCAGCCACACAAATCACTCAG CCAATCACACAGACACGCTTTACCCCTTTAAGCTGATGTCATTGTACAGTGGAGGCACCTTTGACAAGGAATACAACAAGAGATACCAACCAATCAAATTCACTGTCCCAGCCTCAACAAAAAAG GTGGAGTTGTATGCTGTGATCACAGGCCACGGGAGCGACGAGAACGGTTTCGGCGAGTTCTGCGTGACATCACACCACTTCCTCGTCAACGGAGCGTTCAATAACACCCGTATTTTTGACTCGGCAG GTTCAGCCCTGGGGTGTGCCATGCGGGTGGGAGAGGGGGCGGTGCCCAACGAGCATGGCACCTGGCTGTACGGGCGTGGAGGCTGGTGTGATGGGCTACAGGTCAACCCCTGGAGGACTGACATCACCACACAG CTGGACATGAGTGGGATTGAAGCCAATACCCTGCTCTACTTTGGCCTTTACAGTGGACAGGACCCCAATCCGTCTCACGACCCTGGCTACATTGTCATGTTCTCTTATCTGGTGTTCTACAAGTAA